The Panicum virgatum strain AP13 chromosome 5K, P.virgatum_v5, whole genome shotgun sequence genome has a window encoding:
- the LOC120710374 gene encoding protein SEMI-ROLLED LEAF 2-like isoform X1 — MGVMSRRVLPACSSLCYFCPSLRARSRQPVKRYKKIISEIYQLPPNGEPNDRRIGKLCDYVSRNPTRIPKITEYLEQRFYKDLRHENFTLAKVVPCIYRKLLCSCKDHRPFLATSSLCTIRTLLDQKAHDDLQVLGCLMLVDFLNGQVDSTHMFNLEGLIPKLCKIGHELREDDEGLRLRSAALQALASMVQYMGDHSHISMELDEVVSVIISCYEVNQTLSIKEVVRLQDDDDLVTNGNLAVVPVSGQNSAKVASDTIRSVSENPAHWARVCLRNMANIAKEATTVRCVLDPLFRLFDSHGYWSPENGIALSVLQEMQKLMDKSGQHGHLLLSFTIKHIDHKVIAKETAKQISVVKVASNLARHAKLKASVTIASAISDLIKHLRRCMHFAIEASNAHADDGKWNSSLHVALEDCLVQLTEKVGDVSPILDMIGVILENLSHTATIARSTISSVYRTSQIAASVYKSSYHQKAFPEALFHQLLLAMLHPDNKTRIGSHRVLSTIVAPSLLCPWSAMSFPIPVKNDDLQNLRLLALSAFSSESIMNEIRTQNKIQESLQKNDKSEAILGAGNGCTRTESNARQYLGSPCLNEHHLTAFNDENMKFMKLNTHQIVLLLSSIWSQVSLEDNSPANFEAMCHTYNIALFCSKSKSSSHVALVRCFQLALSLRRKSLSHENDLQPSRRRCLYTIASAMLIFSAKIADLHQIIPVVKSAAPEKMVDPHFCVMDDCLVNTSAESQMVFGSEEDESNAQAFLSAINKDDVELIETVISHFKKKFENLPEKFSGIEEQLLQEFCLDDSFPLGAPLFMETPHSCSIYAEKDDHCFDEDGVPSELDDDDDDIIFEHSGSQSDRKTSGSMASSDVLTVNQLIESVHETARQVANVPVSANPVPYDQMKSQCEALVMEKQQKMSVLLSFKHSRADSHGSTRVDGLEMNESSLRSEPEMQSTRKGRMRRSDSLSSESDCSFRLPPASPYDKFLKAAGR; from the exons ATGGGGGTGATGTCGAGGCGGGTGCTGCCCGCCTGCAGTAGCCTCTGCTACTTCTGCCCCTCGCTGCGGGCGCGCTCCCGGCAGCCTGTCAAGCGGTACAAGAAGATCATCTCGGAGATCTACCAGCTGCCACCG AACGGAGAACCAAATGATAGAAGAATTGGGAAACTCTGTGATTATGTCTCGAGAAATCCAACACGCATACCAAAG ATCACAGAGTATCTTGAGCAGAGATTCTACAAAGATCTGAGGCATGAGAATTTCACTTTGGCCAAAGTTGTGCCATGCATCTATAGAAAACTTCTCTGCTCATGCAAGGATCACAG GCCATTTCTAGCCACAAGCTCATTATGCACCATCCGCACTCTTCTTGATCAGAAAGCGCATGATGATCTACAGGTTCTGGGTTGTCTAATGCTTGTTGACTTTCTCAATGGCCAG GTTGACAGCACGCATATGTTTAATTTGGAAGGTCTGATACCAAAACTTTGCAAAATTGGTCATGAGCTAAGGGAAGATGATGAAGGGCTCCGTCTTCGATCTGCTGCACTTCAGGCTCTTGCTTCTATG GTCCAATACATGGGTGATCATTCTCACATTTCAATGGAACTCGATGAA GTTGTCTCAGTGATCATAAGCTGTTATGAGGTTAATCAAACTCTCTCAATAAAGGAGGTTGTCAGACTtcaagatgatgatgatttgGTCACTAATGGGAACTTGGCTGTGGTACCAGTGTCTGGGCAAAATAGTGCCAAAGTGGCATCTGATACAAT CAGGTCTGTATCTGAAAATCCAGCACATTGGGCAAGAGTTTGCTTGCGTAATATGGCTAATATTGCAAAGGAGGCAACAACAGTGCGTTGTGTTCTTGATCCTCTCTTCCGCCTTTTTGATAGCCATGGCTATTGGTCTCCGGAAAATGGGATTGCCCTTTCTGTTCTGCAAGAAATGCAGAAACTCATGGACAAATCAG GGCAACATGGCCATTTGTTGTTATCTTTCACTATAAAGCACATAGATCATAAGGTTATTGCCAAGGAAACTGCCAAGCAAATCAGCGTTGTAAAAGTTGCTTCAAATCTTGCAAGACATGCAAAGTTGAAGGCTTCAGTGACAATAGCAAGTGCAATCAGTGACTTAATAAAGCACTTGCGCAGATGTATGCATTTTGCTATTGAAGCATCTAATGCTCACGCCGATGATGGCAAATGGAATAGCTCACTTCATGTGGCCTTGGAGGATTGCCTTGTGCAGTTGACAGAAAAG GTTGGGGATGTTAGTCCTATTCTTGACATGATTGGGGTAATTCTTGAGAATCTCTCTCATACTGCTACCATCGCAAGATCAACAATTTCATCTGTTTATCGCACATCACAAATAGCAGCTTCAGTCTACAAGTCATCTTACCATCAGAAG GCATTTCCTGAAGCTTTATTTCACCAGCTTCTCTTAGCAATGTTGCATCCAGACAATAAAACAAGGATCGGTTCACATCGTGTTCTATCCACCATTGTTGCACCTTCGCTGCTGTGTCCATGGTCAGCCATGAGCTTTCCAATCCCAGTGAAGAACGATGATTTGCAGAACTTACGTTTGTTGGCTCTCTCAGCTTTCTCTTCTGAATCCATAATGAATGAAATTAGGACCCAAAACAAGATCCAAGAATccttgcagaaaaacgacaaaTCAGAAGCTATACTTGGTGCTGGGAATGGATGCACACGGACAGAATCAAATGCAAGGCAGTATCTAGGGAGCCCATGTCTGAATGAACATCATCTTACAGCATTTAACGATGAA AATATGAAGTTCATGAAGCTGAACACCCACCAGattgttcttcttctttcatctatttggagtcaagtatctcTGGAGGATAACTCACCTGCAAATTTTGAAGCAATGTGCCATACCTACAACATTGCTTTATTTTGTTCGAAATCAAAA AGCTCCAGTCATGTGGCACTAGTTCGCTGTTTCCAGTTAGCACTCTCTCTCAGGAGAAAGTCTCTTAGTCACGAAA ATGATTTGCAGCCATCTCGGAGAAGGTGTTTGTATACAATAGCATCAGCAATGCTCATCTTTTCAGCAAAAATAGCTGATCTTCACCAGATAATTCCTGTCGTCAAATCAGCAGCACCAGAGAAAATG GTTGATCCACATTTTTGTGTGATGGATGATTGCCTCGTTAATACCTCTGCAGAGTCTCAGATGGTTTTTGGTTCTGAGGAAGATGAAAGTAATGCTCAGGCCTTTCTTTCAGCCATAAACAAGGATGATGTGGAGTTGATAGAAACTGTGATATCCCATTTTAAGAAGAAGTTTGAAAATTTACCAGAG AAGTTTAGCGGGATAGAAGAACAACTTCTTCAAGAGTTTTGCCTCGATGATTCATTTCCTCTTGGCGCTCCACTATTCATGGAGACACCACACTCTTGTTCGATATATGCTGAAAAGGATGACCACTGTTTTGATGAG GATGGTGTTCCTTCTGAGCtagacgatgacgacgacgacatcaTCTTCGAACACAGTGGATCTCAATCTGACAGGAAAACATCTGGTTCTATGGCTTCATCAGATGTTCTAACCGTCAATCAACTAATAGAATCT GTTCATGAGACAGCCAGGCAAGTCGCTAATGTTCCAGTTTCTGCCAACCCTGTACCTTATGACCAAATGAAGAGCCAATGTGAAGCCCTGGTTATGGAAAAGCAACAGAAGATGTCTGTTCTCTTGAGCTTCAAGCATTCGAGGGCTGATTCCCATGGCTCAACCAGGGTGGATGGGCTTGAAATGAACGAG TCATCCCTGCGATCAGAGCCTGAGATGCAATCAACTAGGAAGGGGCGCATGCGCCGCAGCGATTCATTATCCAGCGAATCTGACTGTTCGTTCAGGCTGCCACCTGCAAGCCCATACGACAAGTTCCTGAAAGCGGCTGGACGGTAG
- the LOC120710374 gene encoding protein SEMI-ROLLED LEAF 2-like isoform X2: MGVMSRRVLPACSSLCYFCPSLRARSRQPVKRYKKIISEIYQLPPNGEPNDRRIGKLCDYVSRNPTRIPKITEYLEQRFYKDLRHENFTLAKVVPCIYRKLLCSCKDHRPFLATSSLCTIRTLLDQKAHDDLQVLGCLMLVDFLNGQVDSTHMFNLEGLIPKLCKIGHELREDDEGLRLRSAALQALASMVQYMGDHSHISMELDEVVSVIISCYEVNQTLSIKEVVRLQDDDDLVTNGNLAVVPVSGQNSAKVASDTMSVSENPAHWARVCLRNMANIAKEATTVRCVLDPLFRLFDSHGYWSPENGIALSVLQEMQKLMDKSGQHGHLLLSFTIKHIDHKVIAKETAKQISVVKVASNLARHAKLKASVTIASAISDLIKHLRRCMHFAIEASNAHADDGKWNSSLHVALEDCLVQLTEKVGDVSPILDMIGVILENLSHTATIARSTISSVYRTSQIAASVYKSSYHQKAFPEALFHQLLLAMLHPDNKTRIGSHRVLSTIVAPSLLCPWSAMSFPIPVKNDDLQNLRLLALSAFSSESIMNEIRTQNKIQESLQKNDKSEAILGAGNGCTRTESNARQYLGSPCLNEHHLTAFNDENMKFMKLNTHQIVLLLSSIWSQVSLEDNSPANFEAMCHTYNIALFCSKSKSSSHVALVRCFQLALSLRRKSLSHENDLQPSRRRCLYTIASAMLIFSAKIADLHQIIPVVKSAAPEKMVDPHFCVMDDCLVNTSAESQMVFGSEEDESNAQAFLSAINKDDVELIETVISHFKKKFENLPEKFSGIEEQLLQEFCLDDSFPLGAPLFMETPHSCSIYAEKDDHCFDEDGVPSELDDDDDDIIFEHSGSQSDRKTSGSMASSDVLTVNQLIESVHETARQVANVPVSANPVPYDQMKSQCEALVMEKQQKMSVLLSFKHSRADSHGSTRVDGLEMNESSLRSEPEMQSTRKGRMRRSDSLSSESDCSFRLPPASPYDKFLKAAGR; encoded by the exons ATGGGGGTGATGTCGAGGCGGGTGCTGCCCGCCTGCAGTAGCCTCTGCTACTTCTGCCCCTCGCTGCGGGCGCGCTCCCGGCAGCCTGTCAAGCGGTACAAGAAGATCATCTCGGAGATCTACCAGCTGCCACCG AACGGAGAACCAAATGATAGAAGAATTGGGAAACTCTGTGATTATGTCTCGAGAAATCCAACACGCATACCAAAG ATCACAGAGTATCTTGAGCAGAGATTCTACAAAGATCTGAGGCATGAGAATTTCACTTTGGCCAAAGTTGTGCCATGCATCTATAGAAAACTTCTCTGCTCATGCAAGGATCACAG GCCATTTCTAGCCACAAGCTCATTATGCACCATCCGCACTCTTCTTGATCAGAAAGCGCATGATGATCTACAGGTTCTGGGTTGTCTAATGCTTGTTGACTTTCTCAATGGCCAG GTTGACAGCACGCATATGTTTAATTTGGAAGGTCTGATACCAAAACTTTGCAAAATTGGTCATGAGCTAAGGGAAGATGATGAAGGGCTCCGTCTTCGATCTGCTGCACTTCAGGCTCTTGCTTCTATG GTCCAATACATGGGTGATCATTCTCACATTTCAATGGAACTCGATGAA GTTGTCTCAGTGATCATAAGCTGTTATGAGGTTAATCAAACTCTCTCAATAAAGGAGGTTGTCAGACTtcaagatgatgatgatttgGTCACTAATGGGAACTTGGCTGTGGTACCAGTGTCTGGGCAAAATAGTGCCAAAGTGGCATCTGATACAAT GTCTGTATCTGAAAATCCAGCACATTGGGCAAGAGTTTGCTTGCGTAATATGGCTAATATTGCAAAGGAGGCAACAACAGTGCGTTGTGTTCTTGATCCTCTCTTCCGCCTTTTTGATAGCCATGGCTATTGGTCTCCGGAAAATGGGATTGCCCTTTCTGTTCTGCAAGAAATGCAGAAACTCATGGACAAATCAG GGCAACATGGCCATTTGTTGTTATCTTTCACTATAAAGCACATAGATCATAAGGTTATTGCCAAGGAAACTGCCAAGCAAATCAGCGTTGTAAAAGTTGCTTCAAATCTTGCAAGACATGCAAAGTTGAAGGCTTCAGTGACAATAGCAAGTGCAATCAGTGACTTAATAAAGCACTTGCGCAGATGTATGCATTTTGCTATTGAAGCATCTAATGCTCACGCCGATGATGGCAAATGGAATAGCTCACTTCATGTGGCCTTGGAGGATTGCCTTGTGCAGTTGACAGAAAAG GTTGGGGATGTTAGTCCTATTCTTGACATGATTGGGGTAATTCTTGAGAATCTCTCTCATACTGCTACCATCGCAAGATCAACAATTTCATCTGTTTATCGCACATCACAAATAGCAGCTTCAGTCTACAAGTCATCTTACCATCAGAAG GCATTTCCTGAAGCTTTATTTCACCAGCTTCTCTTAGCAATGTTGCATCCAGACAATAAAACAAGGATCGGTTCACATCGTGTTCTATCCACCATTGTTGCACCTTCGCTGCTGTGTCCATGGTCAGCCATGAGCTTTCCAATCCCAGTGAAGAACGATGATTTGCAGAACTTACGTTTGTTGGCTCTCTCAGCTTTCTCTTCTGAATCCATAATGAATGAAATTAGGACCCAAAACAAGATCCAAGAATccttgcagaaaaacgacaaaTCAGAAGCTATACTTGGTGCTGGGAATGGATGCACACGGACAGAATCAAATGCAAGGCAGTATCTAGGGAGCCCATGTCTGAATGAACATCATCTTACAGCATTTAACGATGAA AATATGAAGTTCATGAAGCTGAACACCCACCAGattgttcttcttctttcatctatttggagtcaagtatctcTGGAGGATAACTCACCTGCAAATTTTGAAGCAATGTGCCATACCTACAACATTGCTTTATTTTGTTCGAAATCAAAA AGCTCCAGTCATGTGGCACTAGTTCGCTGTTTCCAGTTAGCACTCTCTCTCAGGAGAAAGTCTCTTAGTCACGAAA ATGATTTGCAGCCATCTCGGAGAAGGTGTTTGTATACAATAGCATCAGCAATGCTCATCTTTTCAGCAAAAATAGCTGATCTTCACCAGATAATTCCTGTCGTCAAATCAGCAGCACCAGAGAAAATG GTTGATCCACATTTTTGTGTGATGGATGATTGCCTCGTTAATACCTCTGCAGAGTCTCAGATGGTTTTTGGTTCTGAGGAAGATGAAAGTAATGCTCAGGCCTTTCTTTCAGCCATAAACAAGGATGATGTGGAGTTGATAGAAACTGTGATATCCCATTTTAAGAAGAAGTTTGAAAATTTACCAGAG AAGTTTAGCGGGATAGAAGAACAACTTCTTCAAGAGTTTTGCCTCGATGATTCATTTCCTCTTGGCGCTCCACTATTCATGGAGACACCACACTCTTGTTCGATATATGCTGAAAAGGATGACCACTGTTTTGATGAG GATGGTGTTCCTTCTGAGCtagacgatgacgacgacgacatcaTCTTCGAACACAGTGGATCTCAATCTGACAGGAAAACATCTGGTTCTATGGCTTCATCAGATGTTCTAACCGTCAATCAACTAATAGAATCT GTTCATGAGACAGCCAGGCAAGTCGCTAATGTTCCAGTTTCTGCCAACCCTGTACCTTATGACCAAATGAAGAGCCAATGTGAAGCCCTGGTTATGGAAAAGCAACAGAAGATGTCTGTTCTCTTGAGCTTCAAGCATTCGAGGGCTGATTCCCATGGCTCAACCAGGGTGGATGGGCTTGAAATGAACGAG TCATCCCTGCGATCAGAGCCTGAGATGCAATCAACTAGGAAGGGGCGCATGCGCCGCAGCGATTCATTATCCAGCGAATCTGACTGTTCGTTCAGGCTGCCACCTGCAAGCCCATACGACAAGTTCCTGAAAGCGGCTGGACGGTAG
- the LOC120710374 gene encoding protein SEMI-ROLLED LEAF 2-like isoform X3: MIEELGNSVIMSREIQHAYQRIHGHTQTFCGQITEYLEQRFYKDLRHENFTLAKVVPCIYRKLLCSCKDHRPFLATSSLCTIRTLLDQKAHDDLQVLGCLMLVDFLNGQVDSTHMFNLEGLIPKLCKIGHELREDDEGLRLRSAALQALASMVQYMGDHSHISMELDEVVSVIISCYEVNQTLSIKEVVRLQDDDDLVTNGNLAVVPVSGQNSAKVASDTIRSVSENPAHWARVCLRNMANIAKEATTVRCVLDPLFRLFDSHGYWSPENGIALSVLQEMQKLMDKSGQHGHLLLSFTIKHIDHKVIAKETAKQISVVKVASNLARHAKLKASVTIASAISDLIKHLRRCMHFAIEASNAHADDGKWNSSLHVALEDCLVQLTEKVGDVSPILDMIGVILENLSHTATIARSTISSVYRTSQIAASVYKSSYHQKAFPEALFHQLLLAMLHPDNKTRIGSHRVLSTIVAPSLLCPWSAMSFPIPVKNDDLQNLRLLALSAFSSESIMNEIRTQNKIQESLQKNDKSEAILGAGNGCTRTESNARQYLGSPCLNEHHLTAFNDENMKFMKLNTHQIVLLLSSIWSQVSLEDNSPANFEAMCHTYNIALFCSKSKSSSHVALVRCFQLALSLRRKSLSHENDLQPSRRRCLYTIASAMLIFSAKIADLHQIIPVVKSAAPEKMVDPHFCVMDDCLVNTSAESQMVFGSEEDESNAQAFLSAINKDDVELIETVISHFKKKFENLPEKFSGIEEQLLQEFCLDDSFPLGAPLFMETPHSCSIYAEKDDHCFDEDGVPSELDDDDDDIIFEHSGSQSDRKTSGSMASSDVLTVNQLIESVHETARQVANVPVSANPVPYDQMKSQCEALVMEKQQKMSVLLSFKHSRADSHGSTRVDGLEMNESSLRSEPEMQSTRKGRMRRSDSLSSESDCSFRLPPASPYDKFLKAAGR, translated from the exons ATGATAGAAGAATTGGGAAACTCTGTGATTATGTCTCGAGAAATCCAACACGCATACCAAAG GATTCATGGTCACACTCAAACCTTTTGTGGGCAGATCACAGAGTATCTTGAGCAGAGATTCTACAAAGATCTGAGGCATGAGAATTTCACTTTGGCCAAAGTTGTGCCATGCATCTATAGAAAACTTCTCTGCTCATGCAAGGATCACAG GCCATTTCTAGCCACAAGCTCATTATGCACCATCCGCACTCTTCTTGATCAGAAAGCGCATGATGATCTACAGGTTCTGGGTTGTCTAATGCTTGTTGACTTTCTCAATGGCCAG GTTGACAGCACGCATATGTTTAATTTGGAAGGTCTGATACCAAAACTTTGCAAAATTGGTCATGAGCTAAGGGAAGATGATGAAGGGCTCCGTCTTCGATCTGCTGCACTTCAGGCTCTTGCTTCTATG GTCCAATACATGGGTGATCATTCTCACATTTCAATGGAACTCGATGAA GTTGTCTCAGTGATCATAAGCTGTTATGAGGTTAATCAAACTCTCTCAATAAAGGAGGTTGTCAGACTtcaagatgatgatgatttgGTCACTAATGGGAACTTGGCTGTGGTACCAGTGTCTGGGCAAAATAGTGCCAAAGTGGCATCTGATACAAT CAGGTCTGTATCTGAAAATCCAGCACATTGGGCAAGAGTTTGCTTGCGTAATATGGCTAATATTGCAAAGGAGGCAACAACAGTGCGTTGTGTTCTTGATCCTCTCTTCCGCCTTTTTGATAGCCATGGCTATTGGTCTCCGGAAAATGGGATTGCCCTTTCTGTTCTGCAAGAAATGCAGAAACTCATGGACAAATCAG GGCAACATGGCCATTTGTTGTTATCTTTCACTATAAAGCACATAGATCATAAGGTTATTGCCAAGGAAACTGCCAAGCAAATCAGCGTTGTAAAAGTTGCTTCAAATCTTGCAAGACATGCAAAGTTGAAGGCTTCAGTGACAATAGCAAGTGCAATCAGTGACTTAATAAAGCACTTGCGCAGATGTATGCATTTTGCTATTGAAGCATCTAATGCTCACGCCGATGATGGCAAATGGAATAGCTCACTTCATGTGGCCTTGGAGGATTGCCTTGTGCAGTTGACAGAAAAG GTTGGGGATGTTAGTCCTATTCTTGACATGATTGGGGTAATTCTTGAGAATCTCTCTCATACTGCTACCATCGCAAGATCAACAATTTCATCTGTTTATCGCACATCACAAATAGCAGCTTCAGTCTACAAGTCATCTTACCATCAGAAG GCATTTCCTGAAGCTTTATTTCACCAGCTTCTCTTAGCAATGTTGCATCCAGACAATAAAACAAGGATCGGTTCACATCGTGTTCTATCCACCATTGTTGCACCTTCGCTGCTGTGTCCATGGTCAGCCATGAGCTTTCCAATCCCAGTGAAGAACGATGATTTGCAGAACTTACGTTTGTTGGCTCTCTCAGCTTTCTCTTCTGAATCCATAATGAATGAAATTAGGACCCAAAACAAGATCCAAGAATccttgcagaaaaacgacaaaTCAGAAGCTATACTTGGTGCTGGGAATGGATGCACACGGACAGAATCAAATGCAAGGCAGTATCTAGGGAGCCCATGTCTGAATGAACATCATCTTACAGCATTTAACGATGAA AATATGAAGTTCATGAAGCTGAACACCCACCAGattgttcttcttctttcatctatttggagtcaagtatctcTGGAGGATAACTCACCTGCAAATTTTGAAGCAATGTGCCATACCTACAACATTGCTTTATTTTGTTCGAAATCAAAA AGCTCCAGTCATGTGGCACTAGTTCGCTGTTTCCAGTTAGCACTCTCTCTCAGGAGAAAGTCTCTTAGTCACGAAA ATGATTTGCAGCCATCTCGGAGAAGGTGTTTGTATACAATAGCATCAGCAATGCTCATCTTTTCAGCAAAAATAGCTGATCTTCACCAGATAATTCCTGTCGTCAAATCAGCAGCACCAGAGAAAATG GTTGATCCACATTTTTGTGTGATGGATGATTGCCTCGTTAATACCTCTGCAGAGTCTCAGATGGTTTTTGGTTCTGAGGAAGATGAAAGTAATGCTCAGGCCTTTCTTTCAGCCATAAACAAGGATGATGTGGAGTTGATAGAAACTGTGATATCCCATTTTAAGAAGAAGTTTGAAAATTTACCAGAG AAGTTTAGCGGGATAGAAGAACAACTTCTTCAAGAGTTTTGCCTCGATGATTCATTTCCTCTTGGCGCTCCACTATTCATGGAGACACCACACTCTTGTTCGATATATGCTGAAAAGGATGACCACTGTTTTGATGAG GATGGTGTTCCTTCTGAGCtagacgatgacgacgacgacatcaTCTTCGAACACAGTGGATCTCAATCTGACAGGAAAACATCTGGTTCTATGGCTTCATCAGATGTTCTAACCGTCAATCAACTAATAGAATCT GTTCATGAGACAGCCAGGCAAGTCGCTAATGTTCCAGTTTCTGCCAACCCTGTACCTTATGACCAAATGAAGAGCCAATGTGAAGCCCTGGTTATGGAAAAGCAACAGAAGATGTCTGTTCTCTTGAGCTTCAAGCATTCGAGGGCTGATTCCCATGGCTCAACCAGGGTGGATGGGCTTGAAATGAACGAG TCATCCCTGCGATCAGAGCCTGAGATGCAATCAACTAGGAAGGGGCGCATGCGCCGCAGCGATTCATTATCCAGCGAATCTGACTGTTCGTTCAGGCTGCCACCTGCAAGCCCATACGACAAGTTCCTGAAAGCGGCTGGACGGTAG